The Microtus pennsylvanicus isolate mMicPen1 chromosome 19, mMicPen1.hap1, whole genome shotgun sequence genome includes a region encoding these proteins:
- the LOC142838460 gene encoding putative inactive serine protease 58, with translation MKIFFILTLLGAAVPHSPEAILGNIQDLDEQLPVDFNVPYMVYLQSRPEPCVGTLIDPQWVLTAAHCSLPAKIRLGVYQPNIKNEREQIYSYSLTVVHPNYNPNTRKNDLMLIKLSYPATINTRVGTIAIAMEPMIFNETCFIPTWTWNSYKNFSDPDILTWTNQYSLSQTECWHILQKQKQETRMNIMCIGRSPNIITSIKEVSAAPAICSGRLHGILSWGKAGITKGSEGFFTEIHPYARWILQTMHSN, from the exons atgaagatttttttcatcCTTACTCTCTTGGGTGCAGCAG TCCCTCATTCTCCAGAAGCTATTTTGGGAAATATTCAGGACTTAGATGAACAGTTGCCAGTTGATTTCAACGTTCCTTACATGGTCTATCTGCAGTCCAGGCCAGAGCCTTGTGTGGGGACTCTCATTGACCCTCAGTGGGTGCTCACTGCTGCTCATTGCTCCTTACC AGCTAAAATCCGACTGGGAGTTTATCAACCTAACATCAAAAATGAGAGAGAGCAGATATACAGTTACTCATTGACGGTAGTCCATCCTAATTATAACCCAAATACCCGGAAAAATGATCTGATGCTGATAAAACTCTCTTATCCGGCTACTATAAACACTCGCGTGGGAACTATAGCCATAGCTATGGAACCCATGATATTTAATGAAACCTGCTTTATACCAACATGGACCTGGAATAGCTACAAAAACT TCAGTGATCCTGACATCCTGACATGGACAAATCAGTATTCTCTCtcccaaactgaatgctggcacattctccaaaaacagaaacaagaaacaagGATGAACATCATGTGCATAGGGCGTTCACCTAATATTATAACTTCAATTAAG GAAGTCTCGGCTGCTCCCGCCATCTGCAGTGGGAGGCTTCACGGAATTTTGTCCTGGGGGAAAGCAGGCATAACCAAAGGAAGTGAGGGCTTCTTCACTGAAATTCATCCTTATGCAAGATGGATCTTGCAAACAATGCATTCCAACTGA